In Zestosphaera sp., the genomic stretch TCCAGGTAGTCTATACTGTATTCTCGTGAACCCTGCCAGTATGTAGGAGCCGTTCGTAAGTCTTAAGTATAGTGCTAGCAAACACTGCCGAACGTCTCTAAGTCTTAAGCCTAGCGACTCAATCAGCGAGGCCGGCGGTAGCTCTACCTTAAACAAGTAGTGTGTTTCGTTGACTTCACTAGGTTTAAACTCACTTATCTTAACGAGATTAGGCCACTCATACGTCTCTACCGCGCTTAACTGAATATTCTTTGAGGCGATGACCTCTACTACTTCTCCCGGGGAGTATGAGTCTTTGAGTGGTTTTATGGTGTAGAGTCCCTCGTTTTGGGTTTCGTAAATTGATTTAATTATTAACTGATATACTTGCTCTCTCAAAGTATTTAGCTTCATACTGACGTAAACACGTAGTGTTTTTGCTGCTTCAGGGTCGTGACTGCACGTGCCGAGTCTACTAGCATAGGCCTCTATAGAGTCAAGTCTTTCTTGAATGTTACGCAGTATTAGAGCTGTGTTTTGTAGTCCCTCACTAACTCCGTGGAGTGCTCTATAATAGTCTATGATAGTCTTGTAAGTCCTGACATGCAGGTCTCTCAAGTCAGCAGGAGTTGACGCGTTGACGAGGTACCGAGCCATCAACTCGCCGGTAGAGTCTCCCTTGATAGCGTGGTCTAACACTATATTTAGTAGTGCTAGGAAATACAGGCAGTCTGAGTTGCTACTCGATGTTTTGAGTATTGGTGTGTGTATCTGATGAACCAACAACAAAACTAGTACTAGAGTGAGTAGGTATTGCCTCCTCATCAACCAACTAACACCTCATAAACTCTGAGAGCAACTATGATCATGAACGACAGTAGTAGTGCAACATTCAATACCTTGACATAGAGTGGTGTTTCGAGGAAGGGCCTAACCACAGCGTATGTTATGAAGTAAGACAGTACGTTCACGGCTACGTAAGCGTCAATCCTGTTCTCACCTAAAATAAATAGTGAGGCGTTCATAGAGGTCGTGAGTAGGACGTAAATCAGTATTAAGAGTTCTACTCTCTTAAGCAATCTTCTCAACCCTCACGACAAGTCTAGTATATCCTGGTGTCGCTTCCTTCTCAACTAAGTGTATCTTGCTCTCACCAACGAGTCTCGCAATAGTAGCTAGCACTAACAACACTACAGGGTCGAGAGGGTATTTAGTATAGTCTGCCAGAGGTTTTGCTAACCCGATAACGTTAATTGCGAGGAACTCACCCCTCTGCTCAACCCTGACAGCCTTACATAAAGCGAGTTCACCCGCTATTAACGAATTTAGAGAATCCTCTAAGCGTTGAGCACTCAACTCTTCTAGCTTCTCAACATCTCGAAACACATCAACAGGTATTGAAAAGTAGGGTGAGCTACCAGCAAAGCCCACACCCGGGTTTGGATTGTCAGGACACCCTGTTTTCGAGAAAACTATTAATGCTGGCGTGGACGTGCCGTGAACACAGACTTTACTATTTAAGAGGTCTAGATCTTCTACTACCGCTGTAGCTGCGTGAACTAACATTGAAGCGTAGTTGAGTACTGCGTCAAGCGCGGGTTCTCCCGGCGTAAAGCTATAGACTACTACTACACCACCCACAACACCTATTGAAGCACCAACTCCTACGAGTCCCGTATCACTCGTGATTAAACCGTAAACAACTAGGAGAATCGAGACTATAACTATGTCCGTGCCTAAGACGAGGAGACGTATATTCATGTGAGAGCCACCACCCACGGCTTAACAAGCAAGTCTAGCCCGAGAACAATATTCGCGTACTTCAAGTGTTCACGACCACTACTAAATACGAGCTTATTCCTAATTAAGTGTAGTGATGCGAAAGAAAGTAAGACACTTACTTTGATGTCTGTGAGCGGCGAGTAGTAGAGTAGTATGAAGAACAGCATAGAGAACACATACCGATAAAAAACGCTCTTACTAGTTGATGATACCACGACAGACACTATAGCGTCAAAAAGTGTTAAGAGTATGTATCTTAGAGGGTAGTCAACACCTAAGTAAACACCTACTATCGTCGAGACTAATATCACGAACGGTATATAAAGCTGGAAAAAATCTCGGACTCCTGTTGAGTAGTAGTAATACGCGTAAGTAAATAGTATAGCTAGAATAAGCGCGGCATCTACCAAGTAATCAAGCACGCTCGCCAGGATCGCGTGTAGTAAAGTGTAAATAAACACTATCAGAAGATATGACGCGATCGTGAAGTAGTGTTCTATCAAGTGCCTAAACACTAAGATGACGTTGAGAAACGCGAAAACTACTACGGCTGTCAAGTAAGGCGTTATGAACGAGTTTTTATGTAGGTAGAATAAAGTGTATGATGCTACGAAGATTAGTAGGGGGAGGTAATCCCGCGCGGGAGTCGTCAACTTACTTAAGCTACTTCGGTACTGGGACATTCTTTAATGCCTCTAAAGCAATAGATCCTGTGTCTAGATTCTCGAGCTCGTATTCCTCCTTCAACTTAACTCTGTGCGCGACCACGTTTACGAATATCGACTTAACGTCATCAGGTATCACGTACTCACGACCTTCAAGAATAGCTAGTACTCGCGTGAGCTTCATGAGGTCTATCGTTACACGGTGTGACGGGCCGTACGCGACTGCCGGGTGAGTCCTCACGTAACTTATCAACTTAACAATGTAGTCTACTATGAAATTACTTACCTCAACGAGTTTCGGTATAGAGTTGAGAATAGCTCTCACGTCTTCAAGACTTATCACGGGTTCTATAGGGAGAGTCAATATTGCGTCAGCTCTCGAGACTATCTCAGCTTCTTCTTCTGGCGGGTTGTAGAAGCTTGGTAGCTGGAAAGCAAATCTGTCAGCGAGAGTTTCCATAATCTTGTAAGACCCTATAGCGTACTTCTCCGGAACTTGAGTAGCGACAACCATGAGTGGTCGCGGGATGGGGTAAGTTACTCCATCTACCGTGACCTGATACTCCTGCATAGCTTCTAGTAGTGAGGCCTGAGTTCTTGTGGGAGCTCTATTCAGCTCGTCAAAAAGTAATATATTAGTGAATATAGGTCCCCTCACGAATACTCTCTCACCACTCGGTCTATACATGTGGAAACCGAGGATATCGCTAGGGAGTATGTCTGGATGACCCTGCACTCTCCGGTACTCACCACCTATAGCTCTCGCGAGAGCCTTAGCTAGTAGTGTCTTGCCAGTTCCGGGGTATCCCTCAATTAGTAGGTGACCCCCAACGAAGAGTGTTGAGATAGCGTACCTCACTACCTCATGCTTACCGACATAAATTTTCGAGATCTCGTTAATAACCCCCCTCAACATTTCTCTAGTTTTGTCAAAGTCTAGCGCGCTCATACTTAACTCCTCGTCTTAATTAATTGAGCATACCTATAAACGTAAACAACGAGTATATACGAAACCAAAGTAACGAACAACACTACTCCAACAATACTGAGGACGTTTAGAGACTCATTCCCTAAACTCGTTGCTTGCCCCTCACTAATATTCAGTGCCTTTATTAAGGCTCCCCTAGCAGCTTCTAAGTCTGAAGCAGTATCATATGGTCTGAACACAGATACTCGAGCGTACAAGACTTGCTCGCTACCAATAGTTTTGACTATGACGGGTATTAACGTGTACGACAGTATGTACTTACTATTACTCTTCTCCATAGTTATGTGACTTAATTGGAGCGTGTTGCGAGACTCACTCCAAGAATTCAGTATTTTGAAGCCTTGTAAGCTCACACACAACTGAAGTGTGTGGAGTCGTGCAGGAATATCAACAACCTCTAGGTATCCCTGATATACGGTGTCGTCTATAACGACTCTCACTCTGTACGTCGCTAAAGCACCACTAACCCTAGTTAAGAAGTCATCGTACGTTACTCTGAGTACCCTAACTTCACTACTGAATAAGTATGTACTCAGATTATTCACTGCCTCATCTAAGTTACCTACCTCAACTACTGCGTGACTAGCGTTAGTAGTTCCCGCGTCCGCGGTTACCGCTACTAGACTCTGCATCAGTAACACAATAACAACTGCCGACGCTAATGTCCCGCTCACGTGCCCCCACCTCAACTCAGGAACGTAAGCTTCTATCGTTAGTGGCTTAGGTATTATGAACCTCACCTGAGTAACTCTATCTATTATGACATAAGCCAAGACTACGGAGATTGACGCGTATATTATTGAGGGAGAGTAGTGAAAAATTCCTACCGCAGCGTCTACGCTGTAATACTTTGCAGTAAAAACTATGATCACTACCCTCACTAGGTTGCCGAGAAACCCTACTAGAAGTCCTGCTAGCAGAGCTAGTAGCGAGGCCCCGAGTTTTTTGAGTGCTTTCTCATGGCTGACCGTGATGTAATATGCCAGGAGAGGAAAGATTACTATTACTGTGCTGAGTGTTAGTATCCCGCTACACGCGGCTTCAACACCGAGTAAGTAAGGACCTTGACTAGTCTCAACCCTGATCGCGGCGAAAGCTCCTGTATCAATGAATTCCGTGCTAGTTAGTGCAGCCGCTACCCTGCCCACAACTCGTGAGAGGTTCGTAGTCACTACATCTATCACGCTAGTTGGTACGGGTACTGTGAGTAGAGGGGTTAAAACTGGAACTACGTCTCCTATAGTTACGGGCTTGAAGACTAATATTAATATCGATATCATCGCGATAGCGAAACTCAACCCAAGAATGCTCAGAGAATACCCTACCACTAGTTTCGAGACGTGATATAGTATAGTAGACGTTACTACTAAGAACGCTGAAGCAAGTAATCTGCTAGGCTGTATCTCGTAAGTGAAGCCCATATACCTTAGAGATAGGTAGAGCACAAACACGACTGTAATAAAAGAAACTAATAAATAGCTATAGTCTTCAGTAAACATGAGCTTCACGACACTCTCTACATACTCTCTATAAATACTCTGAAGAAGTAGAGCTATGAGAGACACAACCACTAAGTAGCCGGCAATCAAGCCACCCCTATATTCCCTCACGCGACTCAATCAACTACACCAGCCACATAGAGTAGCTGAATCCCTCAATACCACATCATACTCTAAAATTCTAGACCCCTAAAACTAATAAACATATCAGCATTCTCTAGTGCTTAAAACTAACAAGCTTAGCCTTCAAGGCAGAAGAAGAGACTAGCTAAGTATCACCACTACACTCGATGACCGCCTCCGAGTACGAGGGAAAACAAACGTCGGTCGCTAGTTAAATCCCTAGCTGTAGAGCGTACTTACCTTCTTTCTTGATGTTTAGGTGTTTACTTACAGAAGATTTTTCAGGGTCTATTATTAAGATGACTCCTCTCCAGTCTTCTGTGAATGTGTCGTTGCCGCAGTTAGGGCATTTAGTTGCGTCTTTGTTTACTAAGTATCTGCAGTTCATGCATGCTTTGAATAAGGGTTTCTTACCTCTCGCCACAGACATTTTAGTTACCTCACCTTACCTAGTCCTGGCTGCCTGAGTGTTAGTCCTATCCTGATGTGGACTGGGTGTGCTATTGAGACATTAATTACTCTACCCCTCACTACATCTCCCTTAGCGAAGACTATCTTAGTAGCTTCTCCTACTAGTGAGTCTCTTGCTTCATCATATACTAGCTTGTCGTCTGCTAACTGACTCACGTGCGCGAAAGCGTCTACAGGACCTACGTTGACGAAAACGCCCGTCCTCTTAACATCAACTACCTCACCCTCAATAACTTCTTGAGTTACTGGATAGAATGTTAGTAAGTCTGCCACTACTTTATGGTATGTCGCCCCATCACCAGGCAGTATCCTCCCTTCAGGCTCTGTCTCAACTCTCCACACAGAAACTATTATTCCTAGAGCCGGGTCTATCCTACCAACATACTTTTCTTTAAGTTGCTTGAGAGCAATCAAGTCTAGGTCTTCACCAAAGAATTCTGGCGGTATCCTCACGATGTCTTCTATCGTGACTAGCCTAAACACTCTCAACCCACCTACATAGTATCATAGTAGAGAAATTTAAGCTATAGAAAACCTCCGCCTACTAGACCACCAAGTAGCTACCTTAAAACCAGCTAACTTCAGTAGCTTCCTGAGCTTCTTGTCTAGAGTCACTATTATGTAGTCTGGGTTTGAAGTAACGTAGTTTAGTAGTGCTTTGTCACCGAATGCTTCGCTAGACCCCGTACTCAAGACTGTGACGTGACTAGCTAAATATTCTAGCGCGTACTTAGCTGGAGGAGCTTTCTTAACACTCTTGCTTGAAGCAAGACTCCTCAACTCACCCACTATAACGTCTAGAGTGTATAACTCAATCTTATCACAGTCTAGGTCTTCACGCAACTTAAACTCAAGGTCTATACCCTCACTAACGAGTAGTAGAGTGCTAGTATCTAGTAATAGCTTACATAACCTCATCAAAAACCCTTAACCTACTCTATGTGTCCCCAGCCCACGAGCCTCCAGCGACCTAAGACTTGCTTACTAACTGCGACTCTCATACCACTCCAGGCTACGATAGGCTTCCTGAGAGTTAGTGAAGCAACCTCCCTACCAACAGAATCTACCGTAGCTAGCGTCACGGCAACCCCTGCCGTGATCATGATAGTGTCTTTAGGCTTGAGAGGCTCAACCCTCACCTGCTCTTTAGTGCCGGGCACTCTCTCAAGTAGTGAGTACCTTATAGAGACTTGCGTCACCGGGTCTGGGACAGTCCCCGCCTTACCACACACGTTACCCACGAGACTATCAGCTTTAGTTAAAGAAGGGTCTAACTTAGTGCCGAGAGCTACTAGACCTCCCGGCCTAGCCTCACTGTAAGACCTATCACCAAACTTGATACTCACTACCTCAGTAGTTAGTGGTTCGTAGTATTCTTTCCCTCCCCTACGAACCTTAACACCGGGCTTTATCTCTATCTCATCACCTACTCTAACAACGCCCCTCAATAACGCGCCGCCAATCACTCCACCCCTCAACTCAGCAGGTGGAGTCCCTGGCTTGTTGACGTCGAAGGACCTAGCAACAAACATTAGTGGGGGCGAGCTCAAGTCCCTCTCGGGAGTAGGTATTAGCTTCTCGATAGCTGTAGTCAAGACATCCACGTTTATCTTATGTAGAGCACTGACAGGTATTACTGGCGCGTCCTCGGCTGGAGTCCCCTTCAGAAACTCTCTGATAGCTCTGTAATTCTCTAGAGCCTTCTCCGGAGGCACTACGTCAACCTTATTCTGAACTACTATCACGTTCTTAACACCTATTATGTTGAGAGCAACGAAATGCTCTCTAGTCTGGGGTTGCGGGCAGGGCTCGTTGGCGGCCACAACAAGTAAAGCGCCGTCAATTAACGCAGCACCTGAGAGCATAGTAGCCATCAGTACTTCATGACCTGGAGCGTCAACGTATGAGACGCTCCTCCTGTAGGTGCTGTCCTTACACGTGGGTTGAGGCACGTACCTGCGGCTAGGCTCAGCTCCAGGACACTCGTATATGTCTCCGTCCGCGTACCCGAGCTTTATAGTCATAGCTTTCTTGAGTTCCTCAGAATGTCTGCCAGTCCATATCCCCGTCAACGCCTGAACTAGGGTTGTCTTCCCGTGATCTACGTGTCCTACAACACCTATGTTTACCTCAGGTTGTTTCTTCTCTTGATGCACTCGCTTCACCACCCCTGAACTCAGCGCTCTCGAACCTCTCTATAAAGACTACCTCCTTAAAACCTTCTAGCCACTTCAGTATGTCTCTAGAAATTAGATACTTAGTTATCTGAATATTCTCACTAAACCTGTAGTCTTTAGGCAACTCTACCTCAACAACGCCCTCCCCACTCTTTAAAGAAACCTTAACAGCACTCACGTCAAGAGTCTTAATCCTCCTCTTAATTAAGTACCTCACCTTCTCTTCATTGTCTTCAAGCTTCTTAATCACCGTGAACTCTGCCTTAAGTGTTTTGCCTGCTAACGGGTGGTTAAAATCGACAGTCACTCTCCCCCCAGTAACTGCTATTATCCTCCCCACAGCGTTATTGATGGTTACCTCCTTACCCACATCAGGGGTTATGTTATTCTTCAAGAACAGCCTTGCGGGAAAGACCCTAACCTTGTCAGGGTCTCTCTCACCGTAAGCCTTGTCTGGCGGGATCTCTACCTCATACTTCTTACCAAGCTCCTCAACTCCTGAAACAGCTTCCTCAAACCCTCTTATGTACCTTCCCTCACCAACAACTAATAACTCAGGACCGTAAACTCTGCCCTCCTCGTATTTCTTGTGTTGCCTAGCTAAAGACTCAATAGTCGTGTCTACTAACTCTCCAGTCTCCTTAACGAATATCGCGTAATCGACTAACAACATATCGTTACTCTTGAAAGGCATCCCTTCACACACCAAGATAAATCCAACACGAACTATTTAAGCAAAACACACCTACTAACATTCTCTTATCTTCCTTCACTGCTTTGGGCGAATCGTTAACTTGAATGGTTTCCCCAGCTCGCCACTGACTTCATACTCTATCTTCAAGAACTGTCTTAACACCCATAAAGCTGTGTGTGCGTGCATGCTGTATTCTGCGCCAGTGATTGTCGAGGGTTTCTCGCTGAGTGCTAAGTATATTAGTATATTGTCTGACATGTGCCTGTCGAGCGCTACGCCGTAGTTGAGGTCTTGAATAAGCTTCTCAGCCGCTTCAGTCCCTACCACCTCAGCTCTCTTACCTTTAGCTCCTAACGAGTCACTACCCAAGATAGAGTTTCTGGTCTCGGCCCAGAGTACTATGCCCGAGCCGGGACCTAAGTGCGGGTCCTCACCTTCTTTGTAAGTCTCTAGCTTTATGTCTATTGGTGCTGCAACCCCCCTACTAACTAGTAGCTTCTTAGCACTCTCAGCCTGCCTCAAAGCCACGTCTCCAGGCAACTTAACACTATGTGATACTCCCCTGACGACCCTCACCTCACCCCTCTCCAGCATGTTGAGTGGTGTGAAGCCTTTCGGTGTGTTGAGGTTCCTGACCTTAACTAAACCACCGCCTCTCGGGTAGTGACCTCTCCTCAGCAAATCTACTTCAACGTAGTAACTCATTCTCGATAAGTGAGGTAACATGACGAACCTCACGTAATCTATTGGTGGAGACCATGGGACGTCTGTGCCGCCCCTCAACGTTATCTCAGCTCTCCTCTCGCTAAAAGCTAGTATAGGTAGTATAGTCTGCATGATTAGAGTTACTGAACCAGCCGTCCCCACATCAAACTCAGAGTCTCTAGGACTTATTGTTGAGGGCTTAAATACTATCTCTGTAGACCCTACACTCAAGCCCTCAACGTGAGCCTTACATATCTCCCCAGCTATCTTGATTGACGTGAGGTGTTGTGGTCGTAGCCCGGGATTATCTCTCTTAGCTCTTATGTTGAATACCTTAATATCCTCACCCGTTATGCATGAGAGCGCTACAGAGAGTCTGAGTATTTGCCCGCCCCCCTCACCGTAGGAGCCGTCAATCAAGATCATCTATCCATCCCTGTCACTTCCTTAAGCCTCTCAACACCTCTTACCTCATCTATCAACTTAGCTACAGAACGCGGTACTAGCTCTCTCCAGCTCTCGTCACCTACTAACATCAGCTTCCTTATAGTAGTTGAGGAGTACCTACCTCTCTCGAAAGGCGGCGGTACTAACACCTCATAACCAGAGTCTCTGAAGAGTCTCAAGACTAGAGGATTCCTAGCCACTCCGTAACGGAATTTAGGCACGTACATCTGTAGGTATTGAGGCCACACAGAATTCATTAAGATGTCTGGTACCGGGATTATGTAGACTCTCGAGAGATCTACTGAGTACTCCTTCAAAGCTTCTCTAATCATCAAGACTCTCTCACCAGCTGTGAAAGGATTGACTATCGTGTGTGATTCTTGAGCAGTCCCTATAGCTATTATGAGTTCATCAACTTTAGTTAGAGCCCACTCAATTACTTTAAGGTGCCCTAAATGAATTGGCTGAAACCTGCCGGGAAACACAGCCCTCACAACATCTTCCCACACCATCAAGTCCCACCCTATTAACGAATACTGAGTAGTTCTTATATTCAAACACTTTCAAGCAATAAACTATTTTGAGGACCGCGCGTAGTTAGTGCTGAGAACTACCTCCAAACATTAATTACTTGAGCGGCTTCAGCATTACTTCAGTCCCTCTTATTAGGTCTGCGGCCCTACCCATATATACTGCTATCTCGATTAACTCGTAGCTACCTTCATATACTGCTAACTCACCCTCACGCACGTGCGAGAAGCTCTTAACGTACCTAGCCTCACGCCAGTTTTTGAGGTCTGTAGTAATGCCTATCTTATCACCTACCCTGACGTTAAGCACGTCCTCTAACGTCTCCTTACTCAATGAAGTGATTAAGTTCCCGAAATCGTCTACGTGTATTATCTTGGCTTTAAGACTCTCTCCAACTACTTCAGCCCAACCCAACTCTGCTGGAGGCCTGACCAAGTCCTCATACATTAATTGATTCCCTAGAGACTCAGGACTCACACCACAAGCTATCATAGCTGCTGCAGGAGCGTATATGTCTCTCCCGTGGAATGTTGGAGTCACCTCACCAATCCTCACTCTATTAACGTCTATCTCGTAAGCTCTCGGCTCCTCCTCAGCAGTCGCCGGTATTAAGAGACCGTTGTCAGGCCCTACGTAAACTCGCTCACGCGTCTCGATTATTATGTTTCGTCTAGGACTCCCGACTCCAGGGTCTACTACAGCTAAAACCACGGTCTTTCTCGGCAAGTACTTCTTACTTATTTTTAGTATGTGAGACCCTAAAACCACGTTATATTTTGGTATGTCGTGCGTTATGTCTATTATTTCTGCCTCAGGACATACTAGCTTTATTACTGCCTTCAAGTGCCCAACGTAGTGGTCTTTAAGTCCGTAGTCTGTTAATACAGCTATTAGCGGCCTCACTTCTTTCTAGCCTCCATCCTGAGCTCGAGATACGACTTAATTATGTTTTCTTCTTTACTCAGCCCTAACTCACTCTTGACCTTGTTTAAGATACTCAAGTATTCTTCTCTTGACTCAGGATTCACTACTTCTACCTCAACGTAGTTTCCCAGCCCTTCTACCTCGTCTAAGTATATTCTCGCCTTATTCCCCGTAGCTGAGTACACTCTCCTCTTCTTCTTTATCGTTATTATTGGGAAGCCTGAGAGTACGAGCATCTTAGTTATTTTTTCTGGGTCTTCTAGGGGGGTAGTTATCTCTTCACGTGCTTTAATCCCCTCCTCTATTAAAGCTCCCTTAAAAGTCAGCTCAGCTACTGACTCACCCCTCAAGAAGCTTTTTCTAATCCTCACGCGTAGAGCTATCTGGCGTGCGGGGCTGCCTACACAGTGTGTTAAGTCTACGTAACGGTCTTCTTCTAGAAGAGAGTCTTCCAGTACCCACCCACTACTAACTAGCTTCTCTTCCACGCTCTTCAAGTCACTCACTCTTATCTTAACCTCATATTCTCTCGTTGTTATGAGGACTCACCACTAGTTATGGCTTCTAGAGAGCTTAAGTCTTGTATTTCCTCTCCCCGCGTACTTCACCCCTAATATACCAGCCAACGTCGAAAATGTTTGAAGCTACCTCATCTAAGTCTCTCTTCTCACTCAGTTCTTCACAGCTGTCTACCTTAGAGAGTCCCAGACCGTAGACTCTCATGTCTGCCCCAAGTATAGCTACCACTTCTCTCTTCTTCACTGGCTGATAACAACCCAATACAGACTTCCTCAGTATGTCTCCCCCGTAAAGGAAAGGCTTAAGACCCTCGTCAGCCACGACAAACGCGTTAATCACTCTACCGATTTCATCGTATATTTCTTGGAGTATGTTGGTTGAGGGTATGAAGCGCGGCACGCCCTTCCTGAGCCTACCCAAGTATAGTCCTGCTGAGTACGGCGTGATACCTCTTGAGAGCACCTCGTCTACTACTCTAGCAAGCGGTTTACTCAGCACGAAGACCTCAGTAAACCTGCCGGTACAGAGGAGTAGTGTCGCGTCAGCATACCTCCTCACCAGGTACTCACTAACGTGCGGCGGCAACTCCCCAGCGAAATCCGCTACCGACGCTTTATCACACCTCACTCTAGCTCCATCAAGCATATGAAGAACCCCTCCATCCCGTGTATGTGGGGGTACGTCCTGCCACACAGCCTAACTCTCTCGTCTATGTCTATACCGTAGTAGTTGGTCACGGGTGGAGCCAGCCTCACGGGCGCTTCAAGACTCAAGACCCTCACATCATCTCTCCTCCTCAAAACCTCACTCAAGACTAACTCGTTTTCTTCAGGCGCTATAGAACACGTCGTGTAGAGTATCCTCCCACCACTCTTGAGAGAGTCTAGCGCGTTCTCTAGCAGTTCTTTCTGCTTCACGTGATGACTCATCAAGTCTTCTAAAGAAGTCTTTGTTTTTCTTGAAGGGTCTATCATGATTATCCCCTCCCCCGTACACGGGGCGTCAAGCAAGGCCTTAGTGAAGAAGTTCTTGAAGACTTTACTAACTCTCCTCCCGTCAAGCCTCAACACTACGGCGTTCTTGACGCCTAACCTCTCGATATTGTTTCTCAAGACCCTCACTCTCTCTTCGTTTGGTTCTAGAGCTACTATGAGTCCCTCATTCCTCATTATTTGAGCCATGTGCGTTGTTTTACCTCCTGGCGCTGCCGCTAAGTCTACTACCTCGTCTTCTCGTGAGGGGTTAAGTATTGTGGGGGGTAGTAGAGAAGCCTTGCCTCTGTAGAGGTAATAGAAACCTAGTAAGTACTCGTTTGTCGAGCCTAGCGAGGGCTTCTCAGGCTCTCTAACAACTTCGTAAGCTTCACTAAACCACTCAATACTCTCTAGCTGAAAACCTAGTTTTCTCAACCTCTCTACAAGTTCTCTACAGTCACTCAACTTCAGCTTATTACACCTTATACTAGGTCTCAACTTCTTTTCAAACGCTCTCAACAACTCCTCAACTTCTCTCAAGTCTCCGAGAATCTCTAGATACCTACTCACCATGTAGGGTCTGTAGCCATACCTACTCGCAAGCTCTTCTACTTCCTTACTCACTCGAATTCTCTCTCTAAGATGTTGTAGCAGGTTCTTCAAGACACATCTTCATTTGACTTAATACCTAAACCACCTTAAATAAATATTCTTGGGGCTCGGCAGTGAGTGAGTGTGTGAGAGCTCACTTAAGGATTTACGGACTAGTTCAGGGAGTCTTCTTCAGGTCGACTATGCGTGACGTAGCTTTAAGACTCGGCGTTGCTGGCTGGGTCCGCAACCTCCCAGACGGGAGTGTAGAAGCAGTTGTTGAGGGGGTTCCCGCGAGAGTAGAAGAATTGATTAAGTGGGCCCGCAGAGGGCCCCCAACAGCCGTCGTCGAGAAAGTAGAAGTTAAGTATTCTGAATGTACCAGAGAGTTCAAGACTTTCAGAATAAGATATTAGCTGAAGCTTAAGCCAAGCAAAGACTCATTAACTAGCACAACCG encodes the following:
- a CDS encoding MoxR family ATPase is translated as MSALDFDKTREMLRGVINEISKIYVGKHEVVRYAISTLFVGGHLLIEGYPGTGKTLLAKALARAIGGEYRRVQGHPDILPSDILGFHMYRPSGERVFVRGPIFTNILLFDELNRAPTRTQASLLEAMQEYQVTVDGVTYPIPRPLMVVATQVPEKYAIGSYKIMETLADRFAFQLPSFYNPPEEEAEIVSRADAILTLPIEPVISLEDVRAILNSIPKLVEVSNFIVDYIVKLISYVRTHPAVAYGPSHRVTIDLMKLTRVLAILEGREYVIPDDVKSIFVNVVAHRVKLKEEYELENLDTGSIALEALKNVPVPK
- a CDS encoding archaeosortase/exosortase family protein codes for the protein MREYRGGLIAGYLVVVSLIALLLQSIYREYVESVVKLMFTEDYSYLLVSFITVVFVLYLSLRYMGFTYEIQPSRLLASAFLVVTSTILYHVSKLVVGYSLSILGLSFAIAMISILILVFKPVTIGDVVPVLTPLLTVPVPTSVIDVVTTNLSRVVGRVAAALTSTEFIDTGAFAAIRVETSQGPYLLGVEAACSGILTLSTVIVIFPLLAYYITVSHEKALKKLGASLLALLAGLLVGFLGNLVRVVIIVFTAKYYSVDAAVGIFHYSPSIIYASISVVLAYVIIDRVTQVRFIIPKPLTIEAYVPELRWGHVSGTLASAVVIVLLMQSLVAVTADAGTTNASHAVVEVGNLDEAVNNLSTYLFSSEVRVLRVTYDDFLTRVSGALATYRVRVVIDDTVYQGYLEVVDIPARLHTLQLCVSLQGFKILNSWSESRNTLQLSHITMEKSNSKYILSYTLIPVIVKTIGSEQVLYARVSVFRPYDTASDLEAARGALIKALNISEGQATSLGNESLNVLSIVGVVLFVTLVSYILVVYVYRYAQLIKTRS
- the spt4 gene encoding transcription elongation factor subunit Spt4, with product MSVARGKKPLFKACMNCRYLVNKDATKCPNCGNDTFTEDWRGVILIIDPEKSSVSKHLNIKKEGKYALQLGI
- a CDS encoding DNA-directed RNA polymerase, which encodes MFRLVTIEDIVRIPPEFFGEDLDLIALKQLKEKYVGRIDPALGIIVSVWRVETEPEGRILPGDGATYHKVVADLLTFYPVTQEVIEGEVVDVKRTGVFVNVGPVDAFAHVSQLADDKLVYDEARDSLVGEATKIVFAKGDVVRGRVINVSIAHPVHIRIGLTLRQPGLGKVR
- a CDS encoding translation initiation factor IF-2 subunit gamma, which encodes MHQEKKQPEVNIGVVGHVDHGKTTLVQALTGIWTGRHSEELKKAMTIKLGYADGDIYECPGAEPSRRYVPQPTCKDSTYRRSVSYVDAPGHEVLMATMLSGAALIDGALLVVAANEPCPQPQTREHFVALNIIGVKNVIVVQNKVDVVPPEKALENYRAIREFLKGTPAEDAPVIPVSALHKINVDVLTTAIEKLIPTPERDLSSPPLMFVARSFDVNKPGTPPAELRGGVIGGALLRGVVRVGDEIEIKPGVKVRRGGKEYYEPLTTEVVSIKFGDRSYSEARPGGLVALGTKLDPSLTKADSLVGNVCGKAGTVPDPVTQVSIRYSLLERVPGTKEQVRVEPLKPKDTIMITAGVAVTLATVDSVGREVASLTLRKPIVAWSGMRVAVSKQVLGRWRLVGWGHIE
- a CDS encoding FKBP-type peptidyl-prolyl cis-trans isomerase; its protein translation is MPFKSNDMLLVDYAIFVKETGELVDTTIESLARQHKKYEEGRVYGPELLVVGEGRYIRGFEEAVSGVEELGKKYEVEIPPDKAYGERDPDKVRVFPARLFLKNNITPDVGKEVTINNAVGRIIAVTGGRVTVDFNHPLAGKTLKAEFTVIKKLEDNEEKVRYLIKRRIKTLDVSAVKVSLKSGEGVVEVELPKDYRFSENIQITKYLISRDILKWLEGFKEVVFIERFESAEFRGGEASASREETT
- the rtcA gene encoding RNA 3'-terminal phosphate cyclase, coding for MILIDGSYGEGGGQILRLSVALSCITGEDIKVFNIRAKRDNPGLRPQHLTSIKIAGEICKAHVEGLSVGSTEIVFKPSTISPRDSEFDVGTAGSVTLIMQTILPILAFSERRAEITLRGGTDVPWSPPIDYVRFVMLPHLSRMSYYVEVDLLRRGHYPRGGGLVKVRNLNTPKGFTPLNMLERGEVRVVRGVSHSVKLPGDVALRQAESAKKLLVSRGVAAPIDIKLETYKEGEDPHLGPGSGIVLWAETRNSILGSDSLGAKGKRAEVVGTEAAEKLIQDLNYGVALDRHMSDNILIYLALSEKPSTITGAEYSMHAHTALWVLRQFLKIEYEVSGELGKPFKLTIRPKQ